One Owenweeksia hongkongensis DSM 17368 genomic region harbors:
- the nadD gene encoding nicotinate (nicotinamide) nucleotide adenylyltransferase, with the protein MSKKKTGLYFGTFNPIHIGHCVIAQHMLEFTDLDEVWFVVTPHNPHKKKNTLLDDYQRLHMVQLAVDDQYKMQVSNMEFDLPQPSYTATTLAHAVEKYPNHEFSLIMGADNLETFHKWRNYEWILEHHHIYVYPRIESDGGDLKLHPHVTITEAPIMQIASTDIRNAIKDGKNVSFMLPEKVWKYVDEELFYR; encoded by the coding sequence ATGAGCAAAAAGAAAACAGGACTTTACTTCGGGACTTTCAACCCTATCCACATCGGGCATTGTGTGATTGCGCAACACATGCTTGAGTTTACTGATCTTGATGAAGTTTGGTTTGTGGTAACCCCCCACAATCCTCACAAAAAGAAAAATACCCTGCTGGATGACTATCAGCGCCTGCACATGGTACAGCTTGCTGTAGATGATCAATACAAAATGCAGGTGAGCAATATGGAGTTTGACCTGCCGCAACCTTCTTATACGGCCACCACTTTGGCCCATGCGGTAGAAAAATATCCCAATCATGAGTTTTCACTCATCATGGGTGCCGACAATCTGGAGACCTTTCACAAGTGGCGCAACTATGAGTGGATATTGGAGCACCACCACATATATGTGTACCCACGCATAGAATCTGATGGTGGAGATTTGAAACTACACCCACACGTTACCATCACCGAGGCACCTATCATGCAAATTGCCTCAACCGACATTCGAAATGCTATAAAAGATGGCAAGAATGTAAGTTTTATGCTTCCCGAAAAAGTGTGGAAGTATGTAGATGAAGAGCTTTTTTATAGGTAG
- a CDS encoding DUF3885 domain-containing protein, producing the protein MKNFRSEFQAYLDRVNSYSKIVTPHSIFGDIHIRFELGGDTRFKIIRNGVEVEWWNDRRRMTKIDKVNYKNHIKERVSQATFRATTLFNETFNDPESEIWVLIYEYEEGLFNNGNNFLLNLFSPNLLNRFYDNTEQVETQMMTEHQDGSFTFDKVEARIVIGKVKVKDIKTEEILNGIANNEMGLEPSISQTVYFLDPSTNRGFYMYDDRGCYVWSDTPDKITPLYHKRNEWIVNYHRPEIDKYFNKY; encoded by the coding sequence ATGAAAAATTTCAGAAGCGAATTTCAAGCATATTTGGATCGAGTCAATTCCTATTCAAAGATTGTAACACCCCATTCTATATTTGGCGATATCCATATTCGATTTGAACTTGGAGGTGACACTAGGTTTAAAATAATAAGAAATGGGGTCGAGGTTGAATGGTGGAACGATAGGCGCAGAATGACAAAGATTGACAAAGTCAACTACAAAAATCACATCAAAGAAAGAGTGTCACAAGCTACATTTCGAGCAACAACCTTGTTCAACGAGACATTTAATGATCCAGAATCTGAGATTTGGGTTCTTATTTACGAATATGAAGAAGGACTTTTCAATAACGGTAATAACTTTTTGCTAAATCTATTTTCACCGAATTTACTTAACAGGTTCTATGATAACACAGAACAAGTGGAAACTCAGATGATGACGGAGCATCAGGATGGGAGTTTTACTTTTGATAAAGTTGAGGCAAGAATAGTTATTGGAAAAGTGAAAGTGAAGGACATTAAAACCGAAGAAATCCTGAACGGTATTGCGAACAATGAAATGGGGCTTGAGCCTTCGATTAGTCAAACTGTTTACTTTTTAGACCCTAGCACAAATCGCGGATTCTACATGTATGATGATAGGGGCTGTTATGTGTGGAGTGACACTCCTGATAAAATAACGCCCCTCTATCACAAGCGAAATGAGTGGATAGTAAACTACCATCGGCCTGAGATTGACAAATATTTTAACAAATATTAG
- a CDS encoding peroxiredoxin-like family protein gives MQTLKEQTDAKIAAGRKANPEFMKGVDAIIEEAKAFEKGSHAIKVGEKAPDFELPNAKGENVSMEALLEKGPLVITFYRGSWCPYCNLQFKALQSRLGEIQALGATLIGISPEVPDGSLTESEISKMEFTVLSDQDAKVASQYGVAWEVPEFLQEHMRVDRKLDLEKINNGNGSILPIPATFIVDSNGIVKWTYVNVDYRTRSEPEEIIEALKNLSK, from the coding sequence ATGCAGACATTAAAAGAACAAACAGACGCCAAAATTGCCGCTGGGAGAAAAGCTAATCCAGAATTTATGAAAGGTGTGGATGCTATAATTGAAGAAGCAAAAGCTTTTGAAAAGGGAAGCCATGCCATTAAAGTTGGAGAAAAGGCACCAGATTTTGAGCTGCCCAATGCAAAAGGAGAAAACGTGTCTATGGAGGCTTTGTTAGAAAAAGGCCCGCTTGTGATTACCTTTTACAGAGGTAGTTGGTGTCCTTACTGCAACTTGCAATTTAAAGCTTTACAATCTCGATTGGGTGAAATTCAGGCGCTAGGTGCTACATTAATTGGCATTAGCCCGGAAGTACCTGACGGCTCTTTGACCGAAAGTGAGATTAGCAAAATGGAGTTCACCGTATTGTCTGACCAGGATGCAAAAGTTGCTTCACAATATGGAGTAGCCTGGGAGGTTCCTGAGTTTTTGCAAGAACATATGCGGGTAGATCGCAAACTCGACTTGGAAAAAATCAACAATGGAAACGGTAGCATTTTACCTATTCCAGCCACATTTATTGTGGACAGCAATGGTATTGTAAAGTGGACTTATGTGAATGTTGATTACAGAACACGCTCAGAGCCTGAGGAAATTATTGAGGCTTTGAAAAATCTATCGAAATAG
- a CDS encoding thioredoxin family protein codes for MKKLSYLLAIAATAVFAFAFTNNDMLSIGEKAPLADVKMKDVSGKSLSLNDMKGENGLLVIFSCNTCPFVIGWEDQYPGLGKFTKKNNIGMVLVNSNEAKRAGEDSMEEMKAHYKDAGYNTPYVIDENHKLADAMGGKTTPHVYLFDKDMKLVYRGAINDKYENKEKKATKFYLNDAMAQLVKGQEIDNPVTTERGCSIKRVKS; via the coding sequence ATGAAAAAACTGAGTTACTTACTGGCCATCGCAGCCACAGCCGTTTTTGCTTTTGCGTTTACCAACAATGATATGTTGAGCATTGGTGAAAAAGCTCCATTGGCAGATGTCAAGATGAAAGACGTTTCAGGAAAATCACTTAGCCTGAATGATATGAAGGGTGAAAATGGTCTTTTGGTGATTTTTAGTTGCAACACTTGCCCGTTTGTAATCGGCTGGGAAGACCAATATCCAGGACTTGGGAAGTTTACCAAGAAAAACAATATAGGCATGGTGCTAGTGAATAGCAACGAGGCCAAGCGTGCGGGTGAAGACTCTATGGAAGAAATGAAGGCTCACTATAAGGATGCCGGATACAACACGCCTTACGTGATTGATGAAAACCATAAACTGGCTGATGCCATGGGTGGAAAAACTACCCCACATGTATACCTTTTTGACAAAGACATGAAGCTGGTATATCGTGGAGCCATTAACGATAAGTATGAAAACAAAGAAAAGAAAGCCACTAAATTTTACCTGAATGATGCCATGGCACAGTTGGTAAAAGGCCAAGAAATAGACAATCCCGTGACTACGGAGCGTGGTTGTTCTATTAAAAGGGTTAAATCTTAG
- a CDS encoding TonB-dependent receptor, translating to MYLKTLLIFVILLFAINTFGQKLRIEGTVKDTANTPLEMANIIALSAADTSMLGYAFSDDRGRYRISVDRGEAYFLRFSYLGFEQQEITFTVKESDETVVQNIVMTPLNNELQEVEVVEDIPITVSGDTISYKAEAFTTGQERKLEDVLEQLPGFEVDKDGQVKVQGKNVEKVMVEGRDFFDGDTKLATKNIPANAVDKVQVLRNYNDVSPMQGVDNDDRIALNIKLKEGKKNIFFGDMTAEGGLDERYLLHPNLFYYSPKFSVNFIGDINNVGEPAFTAQDYFRFSGGFRNFNMRSGSSFRFGQDNIGVSTTSNNRAEEITSKLGAFNFSYNPSKKWSVTGFVIGSQTKTLSSNLTNRKYLQVDTNDLTEVLSTNNVQNNKSGLGKVSVTYTPNKEVHISYDAFGKISEIENVTRQSSDYGIITNGVNSADREKPYSIQQKLEAYWETDNGHLFSFEGQQLHKLQNPTLALSSDLPLFIQVIPPADSLASPFNLIQYKEVKTNKYDASLNYYYLFSKTTHLNFTIGVSHTDQIYNSYIEEELNDGTRNLYTQDDLNNNDVKFSLTDLYGSAHYKVKLGKFILTPGLNYHVYNLNDTQNGRENPDTRQFLLPDFFARYDFKKSERIQLDYKMQAEFTDINNVINGTVISSYNSLFRGNPEITNALVHQITLAYYNINLFNFTNIFGGVNYSLKERDITNVVVFDNTGLGRINTPINTDGINQILAGFGRIEKRFGKLKADVGANVALSDINNQVNGEANESESVTQNYSAGLSTNFKKAPNLDLTYSLIYNDYTGAGVSNSFVTHSPSIEVEAAFWNGFTFRADYTYNLYKAGGGLGTSEYDFLNAGLYYLLNDGPWEFSIRSLNLLGEEIIRQDAFNDFFVSTTRYNVLPRYVLVGVKFGI from the coding sequence ATGTATTTAAAAACGCTGCTAATATTTGTTATTTTACTTTTTGCAATAAACACATTTGGCCAAAAGCTAAGAATAGAGGGAACCGTAAAGGATACGGCCAATACTCCGCTTGAGATGGCCAATATAATAGCTCTAAGCGCTGCGGATACTTCGATGTTGGGCTATGCTTTTTCGGATGACCGAGGTCGATATCGAATTTCAGTAGATCGTGGGGAAGCCTATTTTCTCCGTTTTTCCTATTTGGGTTTTGAGCAGCAAGAAATCACTTTTACAGTAAAGGAAAGTGATGAAACAGTGGTGCAAAACATTGTGATGACTCCTCTTAATAATGAACTTCAGGAAGTGGAGGTAGTGGAGGATATTCCTATCACCGTTTCTGGAGATACCATAAGTTACAAAGCGGAGGCTTTTACCACGGGGCAAGAGCGTAAGTTGGAAGATGTGCTGGAGCAACTGCCGGGTTTTGAGGTGGACAAAGATGGCCAGGTAAAAGTGCAGGGCAAAAATGTGGAGAAAGTGATGGTAGAGGGCCGTGACTTTTTTGATGGAGATACCAAGTTGGCTACCAAAAATATTCCTGCCAATGCGGTGGATAAAGTGCAGGTATTGCGGAATTATAATGATGTTTCACCTATGCAAGGTGTGGATAATGACGATAGAATTGCGCTGAACATAAAGCTGAAAGAGGGAAAGAAAAACATCTTTTTTGGAGATATGACAGCCGAAGGAGGCCTAGATGAACGCTACCTTTTACACCCCAATCTTTTCTATTATTCGCCCAAGTTTAGTGTCAACTTTATTGGCGATATCAATAATGTTGGGGAGCCTGCTTTTACGGCTCAGGATTATTTTCGCTTTAGCGGAGGCTTTCGAAACTTCAATATGCGATCAGGTTCTTCCTTTCGATTTGGGCAGGACAACATTGGTGTGAGCACTACTTCAAACAATCGTGCGGAGGAAATTACCTCCAAGTTGGGCGCTTTTAACTTTAGTTACAACCCAAGCAAAAAGTGGAGTGTAACGGGTTTTGTGATAGGTAGCCAAACCAAAACTTTGTCATCTAATCTTACCAATAGAAAGTATTTGCAGGTAGACACGAATGACCTTACCGAGGTGCTTAGCACTAATAATGTGCAGAATAATAAGTCGGGCCTGGGGAAGGTTTCGGTAACCTATACGCCAAACAAAGAAGTACATATTAGCTACGATGCTTTTGGTAAGATTTCGGAAATAGAAAACGTGACCAGACAATCTTCAGATTATGGAATCATCACCAATGGTGTGAATTCGGCCGATCGGGAAAAGCCCTATTCCATTCAGCAAAAGCTGGAAGCATATTGGGAAACAGATAACGGCCACCTATTTTCATTTGAGGGGCAGCAGCTTCATAAACTACAAAACCCCACTTTAGCTTTGAGTTCAGATTTACCTCTTTTTATTCAAGTGATACCACCAGCAGATAGCTTGGCTTCGCCTTTTAACTTGATTCAGTACAAAGAGGTGAAGACCAATAAGTATGACGCAAGCCTGAATTATTATTACCTGTTTAGTAAAACCACGCACTTAAACTTTACTATTGGAGTAAGCCACACCGACCAGATTTATAATTCATACATAGAAGAAGAGCTAAACGATGGAACGCGAAATCTGTACACTCAGGATGATTTGAATAATAACGATGTGAAGTTTTCACTCACTGACCTATATGGGTCGGCTCATTACAAGGTGAAGCTTGGGAAATTCATTCTTACCCCAGGTTTGAATTATCATGTGTATAATCTGAATGACACGCAGAATGGTCGCGAAAATCCGGATACCCGTCAGTTTTTGCTTCCCGATTTTTTTGCGAGATATGACTTTAAAAAATCGGAGAGAATTCAGCTGGACTATAAGATGCAGGCCGAATTTACGGACATCAATAATGTGATAAATGGAACGGTTATTTCCAGCTACAACTCCCTTTTTAGGGGAAACCCGGAAATTACAAATGCTTTGGTTCATCAAATTACATTGGCCTATTACAATATCAATCTGTTCAACTTCACCAACATTTTTGGAGGGGTAAATTATAGCCTCAAGGAAAGGGATATTACCAATGTGGTGGTTTTTGACAATACTGGTTTGGGACGCATAAACACTCCCATAAATACGGATGGAATAAACCAGATATTGGCAGGGTTTGGGCGCATAGAAAAGCGCTTTGGAAAATTAAAAGCTGATGTTGGTGCAAATGTGGCTTTGAGTGATATTAACAATCAAGTGAATGGTGAGGCTAATGAAAGCGAAAGTGTAACGCAAAACTATAGCGCTGGCTTGAGCACTAACTTTAAGAAAGCCCCGAATCTAGATTTGACCTATAGCCTAATTTACAATGACTACACCGGGGCAGGTGTGAGCAATAGTTTTGTTACCCATAGCCCGTCAATAGAAGTGGAGGCGGCCTTTTGGAATGGCTTCACCTTTAGAGCAGACTATACTTATAACCTTTACAAAGCCGGTGGCGGCTTGGGAACCAGTGAATACGACTTTCTGAATGCCGGCTTGTATTATCTATTGAATGATGGCCCATGGGAGTTTAGCATTCGCTCTCTCAATTTGCTGGGTGAGGAGATTATTCGTCAGGATGCTTTCAATGATTTTTTTGTGAGCACTACCCGTTACAATGTGTTGCCGAGATATGTTTTAGTAGGGGTGAAGTTTGGGATTTAA
- a CDS encoding GLPGLI family protein, translating to MKYILTLLFAGALGLSQAQNFQGIATYKTSTSLDLKMDSSAVSGDQQAMVMKMLNQYLQKEYTLTFSKTESIYKEVEQLEQGGFPGMDILGTVMGRGGVFYKQVKDSRETRQMEFFGKEFLIKDTLEALDWKLGKESKTIGSYTCFKATAETEVVEKSISTSADDEEIEEEEEKKIVTITAWYTQQIPVNQGPDQYWGLPGLIMEVNNGSTVILCSQVVLNPKEKVTIEEPKTGEEVTRKEFKEIATKKMEQMKEMYGGGGSRGGNSGIKIQIPD from the coding sequence ATGAAATACATTCTTACCCTTCTATTTGCTGGTGCTTTAGGTTTGAGTCAAGCTCAAAACTTTCAAGGCATTGCAACCTACAAAACATCCACATCGCTGGATTTAAAAATGGACTCATCTGCCGTAAGTGGCGATCAGCAAGCCATGGTGATGAAGATGCTGAATCAATATCTTCAAAAAGAATACACACTTACTTTTTCGAAAACCGAATCCATTTATAAAGAAGTGGAACAGCTTGAGCAAGGCGGTTTTCCGGGAATGGACATTTTGGGAACCGTAATGGGTAGGGGAGGTGTTTTTTACAAACAAGTAAAGGATAGCCGCGAAACCCGACAGATGGAGTTTTTTGGAAAGGAGTTTTTGATAAAAGATACCTTGGAGGCGCTCGATTGGAAGCTCGGCAAAGAATCGAAAACCATTGGAAGTTATACTTGCTTTAAGGCAACAGCCGAAACAGAAGTAGTCGAAAAGAGCATTAGCACATCTGCAGATGACGAAGAAATAGAGGAAGAAGAGGAAAAGAAAATAGTGACGATTACCGCGTGGTATACGCAACAAATTCCGGTAAACCAAGGCCCTGATCAATACTGGGGTTTGCCAGGCTTGATAATGGAAGTGAACAATGGAAGCACGGTAATTCTTTGCAGTCAAGTAGTGTTGAATCCTAAAGAGAAAGTAACTATTGAAGAGCCGAAAACAGGCGAAGAGGTAACGCGCAAAGAGTTTAAAGAGATTGCTACCAAAAAGATGGAGCAGATGAAAGAGATGTACGGAGGCGGTGGCAGCCGTGGCGGAAATAGTGGAATAAAGATTCAAATTCCAGATTAG
- a CDS encoding tRNA (cytidine(34)-2'-O)-methyltransferase codes for MASPHLNIVLVNPEIPNNTGNIGRLCVGSESRLHIVKPMGFEITDSRVKRAGLDYWPDLDLTIHENFEALLTKVEDPSRMFFFTTKADKAYYKTEFKAGDWLIFGKESKGLDPEMVEQFKEQLVKIPFGGKVRSFNLSNAVAMALGEGMRQFDMR; via the coding sequence ATGGCCTCACCACATTTGAACATCGTTTTAGTAAACCCTGAAATTCCTAATAATACGGGGAACATTGGTCGGCTTTGTGTGGGTAGTGAAAGCCGCTTGCATATTGTAAAACCTATGGGTTTTGAAATTACCGATAGCAGAGTAAAGCGGGCTGGTTTGGACTATTGGCCGGATTTGGACTTAACTATTCATGAAAACTTTGAAGCGCTTTTAACGAAAGTTGAAGATCCATCGCGCATGTTTTTCTTTACCACCAAGGCTGACAAGGCATATTACAAAACTGAATTCAAAGCTGGGGATTGGTTGATTTTTGGCAAGGAGTCAAAAGGCTTGGACCCGGAAATGGTGGAGCAATTTAAAGAGCAGTTGGTGAAGATTCCCTTTGGCGGCAAAGTGCGCAGCTTCAATCTTTCCAATGCGGTGGCAATGGCTTTGGGTGAAGGTATGCGCCAGTTTGATATGCGTTGA
- a CDS encoding purine-nucleoside phosphorylase has protein sequence MIHRIEEASEFLRRKGFDKADVGIVLGTGLGKFIEKMEVLERVHYSSIPHFPVATMEFHAGQLVLGLVAGKRVIAMQGRFHFYEGYSTKEITFPLRVMKLLGIKNLLLSNAAGGINLNYKKGDLVLIDDHINLQTENPLTGPNPEILGPRFPDMSQPYSRDLGAKFKEIAKQKVVNIKEGVYVAVPGPNLETRAEYRFLGIIGADLVGMSTVPEVIVANHMGVPCMAVSVITDECNPDDLKSVAIDEIIAVANKADNVLSSLFAELIEKL, from the coding sequence ATGATTCATCGAATTGAAGAGGCATCCGAATTTTTGAGACGTAAAGGTTTTGATAAGGCTGATGTTGGAATTGTGTTGGGCACAGGCTTGGGTAAGTTTATCGAAAAAATGGAGGTGTTAGAGCGAGTCCATTACAGTAGTATTCCTCATTTTCCAGTTGCTACAATGGAGTTTCATGCGGGACAGTTAGTATTGGGTTTAGTTGCGGGTAAGCGTGTGATTGCCATGCAAGGGCGTTTTCATTTTTATGAAGGTTATTCTACCAAAGAGATTACCTTTCCTTTAAGAGTAATGAAGCTGTTGGGTATTAAAAACCTGTTGCTATCAAATGCTGCCGGGGGGATAAATCTCAACTACAAAAAAGGAGATTTGGTGCTGATTGATGACCATATAAATCTCCAAACTGAAAATCCACTTACAGGACCAAACCCAGAAATTTTGGGTCCTAGGTTCCCTGACATGAGCCAACCGTATTCACGAGATCTTGGAGCAAAGTTTAAAGAAATAGCCAAACAGAAGGTAGTAAATATTAAAGAAGGTGTTTATGTCGCGGTTCCAGGCCCAAATCTGGAAACCCGCGCTGAATATAGATTTTTAGGAATCATCGGAGCTGATTTGGTTGGGATGAGCACGGTGCCTGAAGTTATTGTGGCTAATCACATGGGGGTGCCTTGTATGGCAGTGTCGGTAATTACCGATGAATGCAATCCTGATGATTTAAAGTCTGTGGCAATAGATGAAATAATTGCCGTAGCCAATAAGGCGGACAACGTGTTGAGCTCGCTTTTTGCAGAGCTGATTGAGAAATTATAG
- a CDS encoding response regulator — MQEITEKTVRAFTPTANNSAGSRILMAEDNLVNQKLAKLLFRKLNHNVDIVSNGREAVEAVVSGAYDLVFMDIQMPQLDGVAASQEIKKVMGEEAPVIIALTANAMQGDKEKYLEAGMDHYIPKPISMKDLSNYIEQYVVS, encoded by the coding sequence GTGCAAGAGATAACTGAAAAAACAGTCAGGGCATTCACACCTACCGCAAACAACTCTGCGGGTTCGAGAATTTTAATGGCAGAAGATAATTTGGTTAATCAAAAGTTAGCTAAACTCCTTTTTAGGAAACTTAATCATAATGTTGACATTGTTTCGAACGGTCGAGAGGCTGTGGAAGCTGTTGTGAGTGGTGCGTATGATTTGGTATTTATGGATATTCAAATGCCGCAATTGGACGGTGTAGCTGCTAGTCAAGAAATAAAGAAAGTAATGGGAGAAGAAGCTCCTGTTATTATAGCTCTTACGGCCAATGCCATGCAAGGTGATAAAGAAAAGTATCTGGAGGCAGGGATGGATCATTACATTCCGAAGCCGATTTCTATGAAAGACTTGTCAAATTATATTGAGCAGTATGTGGTGAGCTAA